Part of the Bdellovibrio bacteriovorus genome, AAAATATTTCTCTTAAAGGTCCCGCATTGACGGCATCGGGGGGCTTAAGCGACTCTCTTTGGCAGAGGCTGTGAATCACCCCCTAACCATATGGTGGACCCGAATGAAGCTAACGAAGCTCATTAAGTCAGTGATTAAATTAAACGTATTTTCCCTTATCTTTGTCGGAGCCTTGGCTCAGGCCAATGACCAAATCGCCTACTACGGCGATGAATTTTATCAAAACTTAGAAGCCGGTGTTTCAGATCTCGCCCTGAAGCAAGATTTAAAAGCCATCTTTGATAGCTTTCATATCGCGCGTGCAGGCAAGAGTGATTTGATCTCGAATGTATGCAGCAATAAAGAGGGCCAATGTTACCGCCACAATGTGGTCGGTTATAAAGCGGCCCGCAACTTTGTGACTCGCGACTTTTATGTTCGCCAGATCTCTAATGGATCTTATGTTGTGGACGATGTTTACTGTGATATGACTCGCCCGGCTTCAAAAAACGGGGGGAGCAACGCAGTGAATGTGGAGCACACTTGGCCACAAAGCAAATTCAACCGTGGCTTTGCCGATGAAATGCAAAAATCGGATTTGCATCACTTATTTCCGACAGATCCCTACATTAATATGATCCGCGGCAACCATATTTTCGGCGAAGTCGACACCGACGAGCAGCACCTCGATTGCAAAGGCCCGCGTTTTGGTCTGGGGACCGGGGGATCTGAAGAAGTTTTTGAACCACCTCAGAACCACAAAGGCAACGTGGCTCGCGCGTTGTTTTATTTCGCAGTTCGGTACGATTTAACCATCGGAAAAAATGAAGAGCAGATCTTGCGTAAATGGAATGTTGAAGATCCTGTCGACGCTGAAGAGATGGACCGCAATAATAAGATCTTTGAATTGCAACACAACCGCAATCCCTTCATTGATTTCCCGGAATTAGCCGACAGAATCTCTGATTTTTAGTCGCCAGAAATGTGTCTTTTGTGGGGTTTGTAGCAATAGACTTTTCGCCTCGCCCACTTCATGTTTAGGATCTCTTTAGAAAAAGAGGTCCTTTGATGAAAAATCTTGTAGTCCTTGTTCTTGCGCTTTCATTATTTGCCTGCGGCAAAAATCCTCCACCTCCTGAAAAAGAAGTCGATGCGGTCCTTATCGGGGCCGGCATTATGAGCTCCACTTTAGGAGTCTTTCTTAAAGAACTTGAACCCCAGATGACCATAGAAATTTTTGAGCGCTTAGATGGCGCCGGGCTTGAAAGTTCTGCGGCTATGAATAACGCAGGCACAGGGCATTCGGCTTTTTGCGAATTGAATTACACTCCCGAAAAAGAAGACGGCACGATAGAAACGGTCAAGGCCGTGGCGATCAATGAACAATTTGAAATTTCAAAACAATTCTGGGCCTATCAGGTCTCTCAAGGTGTGTTGGGCGATCCAAAAACATTTATTAACAATGTTCCGCACATGAGTTTCGTGTGGGGGGACGACAACGTCCGATATCTAAAAAAACGCCACGAAGCGATGATCAAAGAGCCCTTGTTTCAAGGCATGCTTTACACCGAAGATCATGAACAATTAAAAAAATGGATTCCGCTGGTGATGCAGGGGCGTGATCCCAATCAAAAAATTGCCGCGACCTACATGGACATGGGAACGGATGTGAACTTCGGATCTTTAACCACGCAGTTCATTAATCACCTGGGTCAACAGCCTGGCGTCGCCGTTCATTATCGCAGTGAAGTCCAAGATCTGGTGCGGGCAGATGATGGCTCTTGGATTGTGGTCATTCGTGACCTCGGCTCTGAAGAAACTCGGTCGGTGAAAGCCAAGTTTGTTTTTATCGGCGCGGGCGGACGGGCGCTCACTTTGTTGCAAAAATCCGGCATTGAAGAAGCCAAAGGTTATGGAGGCGTGCCGGTGGGGGGCGAGTGGCTTGTCACCACGAATGAAGAGATTATCAATCAGCACCAGGCCAAGGTTTATGGCAAGGCCAACTTTGGGGCACCTCCGATGTCGGTCCCTCATCTCGACACGCGAATCATCAACGGAAAAAAGGCATTGCTCTTTGGACCCTATGCCACGTTTTCGACAAAATATCTAAAAAATGGATCTTGGTGGGATATGCCTCGTGCTTTAAGCACGGACAACTTGTGGCCGATGATTCGTGCCGGTTTTGATAATCTGGATTTGACCTGGTATTTGATTGGTCAGCTTGTGCAAAGTGACAAGGATCGAGTCGCGGCTTTGCAGGATTATTTTCCGCAGGCCAAAGAATCGGATTGGACATTAGAACACGCCGGGCAGCGCGTGCAAATCGTAAAGAAAGATAAAGAAAAAGGCGGCATCCTGCAGTTCGGCACCGAGGTGGTGAGTGCGGGGGATGGTAGTATGGCCGCCCTTTTAGGGGCGTCACCGGGGGCGTCCACCGCAGCCCCTATTATGCTTTCAGTGTTAGAGAAAAATTTTAAAGACAAGATGTCCAGTCCCGCATGGCAAAGTCGCATCAAAGAGATCATTCCGTCTTACGGGCAGAAGCTCAACACGGATATCAAACTTGCCAACAAAACTCGGGCCCGGAGCAGTGGGATCCTAAAGCTGAAGGTACACACGATTCAGTAAAAGCCGTTGAGGTTGATAGAGTCTAGTGGTTTTGGTGGATTGCACCCCCTAGATCTAGGGGAGGTCAAAATGAGCCCGGGGGGACTTTGTCAGAGCGGCCTTCCGATAGTATTTATTTTCTCAAAATCTTAAAAAATATGTCATTGCCCTATTGCAATCTCTTTTTGCCTATGTTGGAATCATTGTTACGGGAGGGGTGATACCAAGGATGGTTCATGGGAGCATGATGTTCTCACCTCTATTTTTAAGAATTTAGGAAGGGCTGATGCAAATCAGCCCTTTTTCTTTTTCCCCACTTCTGAGATCATTAAAGCTTATGGATAAGATCTTAGTTATTGTTTTAGCTATCCTCTTAAGTTCACCATCAAGGGCCGTTACGCCTGCCGAAAAGCCTTATTGCGGCGTTAGTTTCTTAAACGATTTTAAAAAGCATTACGGAATCATCGACTGTCTTAGCCGCGGGGATCATCTCTGCGTGAGTGATCGCGTGCATGAAAAAAGCACCACGGCATTCGCGTCAACGGCGGGGGCCACGGGGGCCGCTGCCGCCAAGCTGGCAAGCAGCAAGTTTGCCCCGGCCATTGTTCGTCAGGGGGCCCAGACGGCCGGGTCTAAGATTGCTTGGGCGGCGGTGGCGGGTGGAACTTATTTTATTGCCACTAAGGCCATTGGCGGAGTTTTTGGCTTTTTAGCGGATTCTTCTGAAGCGGGGGAGTGCCGTGATAACCATCCTTGGATTTTGTACGTGAAAGGCAAGCGTGGTTGTGAGATCGGTTATAAAATCGCCGACAATCCGGTCGCGGCCAACTTTTTTAATCTGCAAAATGAATCAGAACAACTGGCTTTGTTTAAAGATGAAAGAGTGTGTGAATACTTTTATCGTCTTCATCAGTTGATCATCGCCAAAGGTGAAGCAGCCGCGGTAGAGCAAGGCATTGATGATCCGACGCTGTTCCAAAAATCTCCGCGCGAAACCGTAACGACACCTAAAACTTCGCGCTTGCCGCAAAAAGCTGACAAGCCAGTTGATGCGAAAAAGCAAAAGGGGGAGCGATGAAAAAACTCTTTTTTGCGTTTTTGTTTTTAGCTTTGTTTGCCGGTGTTGAAGGCTTTGCTAAATCGTCAGAGTTGCAAAAGAATAAAGGCTTCGTGGGATATGTCGAAGCTGGTACGGTGGTAGAGATTAAATCGATCAGCCTTGAGACACAGACGTTGAATTTTATTGCCCCCAACAACTTAGATGTCGGCACCTTACAAGCCACCTTTAAGAATTTTGAGCGTGCCTTAGGGGGTGGTAAGAAAGTGGATTACCTGCATAAGGTTGAACCTTTACCTGGCCGATCCTTTACGCTGAAGCACAATCTTGTGTTGTTAAGTCTTTGACGGAACAGTGCCTCTTGCGAAAAAGCTAATTCCTAGGAATAGGCTAAAAAAGATCATAATTAGGCTTAGGTCTTTGATTTTAAATATGATCAGCGCGTTGAGATGCAACCCCAAAATTACCAACCAAATTAAGATTCTTGTTTTTCTAAAAAGAATCAACGGCAGACACAGTAATTCCGCGTAAACTGTGAGCCAAGTTAAAGACTTCAGTATCCCCTTCGGTAACGACATCAAAGTGGCGCGCACCAATTCGTTTGCAAGCAGTCGATCGTGCGGAATGATAATACTTAAAGCCGTGCCGTCGAACCACAGCGACGACTGAACTTTTAAAATGCCGTTGAGAGTATACCCTAAACCAAATATCAGCCATCCGCCAAGCCAGATATATGAGGGCACTTTTCCTTGAGGAAGCGTCTGTGGAATGAGAGCCAATGCCAAAAGCAACCAGCCCAGATAGTCATAGCTGACATTTAGAATCATGGGATTTTTCAATAAAAAACACGTATGCACGTAGAGCAAAAAAAGGCAGGCCCCGCGGCGCTGAATATCTAAACAGACAAAAATAGCGCTAAGGCAAGCCGCGGCATTAAGAACGCCCAAAAAAGGAGCCGCGTCGACATAAGAGAAAATATTGAGAACGCCGCCATCTTTAAGGGCTAAAAATTTTTCGGAAAATAAAACCTCTAAACTGCCAAATAAAAAGAAAAAATGAAAAAAAAGAAAGACCCCGAAAGCCGTCCGGAAAATTTTAAACAGCTCAGATTCTGTGGAGGGAAGTTTTAATTTACGCACAAAACCTCCTTGGTCCATACGGTATTTTTAGTTATGACATTTTTTCGCGCAATCAGGGCCATCATCGGCTTGTCCGCGATACCATTGACAGTTAAAAAATCCTGATCTTGGCAAACCAAGTACTTTAATATTTGTCCCGCGTGGGCCTCAATGTCCGGGGCTTTGATCGGCCAAAAAAGACTGTGCAGATAGACGTCGTATTTGTACAAGTGTCCACGGGCTTGTTGATCAATGGCTTTGAAATCAAGGTCGATCAGATAATCGTTGTGGGCGGATTTAATATATATATCTATCCCGTCTGAAAACCCCAATCCGGTATAGGCGCGTGGCAGTGGCGACAATCCTAATGCGCCGATGACGCCAAAGGGACTAAAAAGAGGTGAATTGAACCCCTCAGGTGAAAGGCCCGCTAAGTGCAAGTAGCCGCCGGCGATGCGGTTAAGGCTTAAAAAAAGAAACACGGTGATCAACGAATATTTGCCCATGGATTTCTTAGATGGCATCGGTGGCCTCGCAAGACGCAGAGTAAAGTGGGATTGTTTTTTCGTTTCGCGATGGGGTTAAAGAGGTCTCGTGCAAGAAAATTCTTAGCTCAGAGGGTTTCGTGTTTTTGCAAAGATATGTGCCAAACAGATTTAAGACCGTCGAATTATGGGGACGGGCGATTTGCATGAAAAACTTTTGCCAGTGATGACTGGGATAGTTTTTTTTCGCGTCTGGATAATAGAGTCGGTTTGTGATCAGTTCAAAAGAAATATTAGATTTTGCCGGTGAAGGCGAAAACATGCTCCATTTTTGATAGACGCCTAGATTCTGCAATGCCAATTTTAGGGGCTTAAACCCTTCTGGTTGAATAAAGAAAAGAAGATTAGACACGATGACGAGGATTAAAATGACACCGGATGCAGCATTTGCAAATCCTAAATGGAAATCCGATACGGTTTTGGAGCTTGCTCCGGGATAAAATAGAAAACTGCCCAACATACAGACGAAAGGAAATGTACCTATATCCATCGTGATGAAAATACCCAGATGAAAAAGGAAAAGGGAGATAAACAGGGCCCAACGTAGGGGGCGTAATTTAAAAGCCACAAAAATTAAAGGCAAAACTAAAAATTCTAAAGCCACCGTGGCATAGGTGAGGATCTTTAAGAGCGTGGGAAATTGAGAGAGGCCTTGACCGAGGCTATTTGAAATCCAGTCGTTTTGAAAGGCGTAAAATAGGGCTGAGCCATCAAGCCATTCTGGTCCGGATTTGTAAAGAGCTGAAAAGAAATACATCAATCCGATTTGTACAAAAAGGGCTAAGGTCGCAAAAGAAAAAAATCTTCCATTTTCAGCCTTCCAGCCAGAAGACCATGAATAAGATTGCATGGGTAAAAACAAAGACAACAAGAGGAACATTCTTAATAAGATATCGCCACCATGAAGAACAAAAGGATTTCGATTTTGAATAGAAAAAAGAAGAGCCAGCGACAAGACGCCAAAAAATCGTGTTCGGTACCCAGCTAAATAACACGTATAAGAAATGAAAGAGAGTACAATCAAAAAGTAGAAATAAAAATCATGCGCCGAAATCAAATACAAAGACAAAATGGACTTGTCTTTGAGGGCTTGTAAGGCCTGATCTACCGGAATAAGTCCTTGGGGAGAGATTAAATCATAGCCATAAATCAATCGTGA contains:
- a CDS encoding endonuclease I family protein → MKLTKLIKSVIKLNVFSLIFVGALAQANDQIAYYGDEFYQNLEAGVSDLALKQDLKAIFDSFHIARAGKSDLISNVCSNKEGQCYRHNVVGYKAARNFVTRDFYVRQISNGSYVVDDVYCDMTRPASKNGGSNAVNVEHTWPQSKFNRGFADEMQKSDLHHLFPTDPYINMIRGNHIFGEVDTDEQHLDCKGPRFGLGTGGSEEVFEPPQNHKGNVARALFYFAVRYDLTIGKNEEQILRKWNVEDPVDAEEMDRNNKIFELQHNRNPFIDFPELADRISDF
- the mqo gene encoding malate dehydrogenase (quinone); translated protein: MKNLVVLVLALSLFACGKNPPPPEKEVDAVLIGAGIMSSTLGVFLKELEPQMTIEIFERLDGAGLESSAAMNNAGTGHSAFCELNYTPEKEDGTIETVKAVAINEQFEISKQFWAYQVSQGVLGDPKTFINNVPHMSFVWGDDNVRYLKKRHEAMIKEPLFQGMLYTEDHEQLKKWIPLVMQGRDPNQKIAATYMDMGTDVNFGSLTTQFINHLGQQPGVAVHYRSEVQDLVRADDGSWIVVIRDLGSEETRSVKAKFVFIGAGGRALTLLQKSGIEEAKGYGGVPVGGEWLVTTNEEIINQHQAKVYGKANFGAPPMSVPHLDTRIINGKKALLFGPYATFSTKYLKNGSWWDMPRALSTDNLWPMIRAGFDNLDLTWYLIGQLVQSDKDRVAALQDYFPQAKESDWTLEHAGQRVQIVKKDKEKGGILQFGTEVVSAGDGSMAALLGASPGASTAAPIMLSVLEKNFKDKMSSPAWQSRIKEIIPSYGQKLNTDIKLANKTRARSSGILKLKVHTIQ
- a CDS encoding HTTM domain-containing protein, translating into MIRKFLSQNFSISLRSLGLFRIGIGTLLLVDLISRLIYGYDLISPQGLIPVDQALQALKDKSILSLYLISAHDFYFYFLIVLSFISYTCYLAGYRTRFFGVLSLALLFSIQNRNPFVLHGGDILLRMFLLLSLFLPMQSYSWSSGWKAENGRFFSFATLALFVQIGLMYFFSALYKSGPEWLDGSALFYAFQNDWISNSLGQGLSQFPTLLKILTYATVALEFLVLPLIFVAFKLRPLRWALFISLFLFHLGIFITMDIGTFPFVCMLGSFLFYPGASSKTVSDFHLGFANAASGVILILVIVSNLLFFIQPEGFKPLKLALQNLGVYQKWSMFSPSPAKSNISFELITNRLYYPDAKKNYPSHHWQKFFMQIARPHNSTVLNLFGTYLCKNTKPSELRIFLHETSLTPSRNEKTIPLYSASCEATDAI